The Synechococcus sp. CC9605 sequence GCATCCTTGAGTGGGGTGATGGTGGTTCTCCCAACATGATCCTGGACGACGGCGGCGATGCCACCGGTCTGGTGATGCTTGGCAGCAAGGCCGAGCAGGACATCACCGTTCTGGATAACCCCGGCAACGAAGAGGAGACCTTCCTGTTCGCCTCGATCAAGAAAAAGCTGGCCCAGGACCCAACTTTCTATTCGCGCACCAAGGCCCAAATCCAGGGTGTGACCGAGGAGACCACCACGGGCGTGGCACGTCTCTACAAGATGCAGAAGAGCGGTGAGCTGCCTTTCCCCGCCATCAACGTCAACGACTCGGTCACCAAGAGCAAGTTCGACAACCTTTACGGCTGCCGCGAGTCGCTGGTGGACAGCATCAAGCGCGCCACTGACGTGATGGTGGCTGGCAAGCAGGCCCTCGTGATCGGCTACGGCGATGTGGGCAAGGGTTCGGCCCAGTCCCTGCGTGGTCTGGGTGCCACCGTCTGCATTGCAGAAGTGGATCCGATATGCGCCCTGCAGGCCGCCATGGAGGGTTACCGCGTGGTGCGTCTGGAAGACGTGGTCGAAGACATGGATATCTTCGTCACCGCCACCGGCAACTACCAGGTGATCCGCAACGAGCACCTGGTGAAGATGAAGGATGAGGCGATCGTCTGCAACATCGGCCACTTCGACAACGAGATCGATGTCGCCTCCCTCAAGGAGTACGAGTGGGAGAACATCAAGCCGCAGGTCGACCACATCACCTTGCCCAGCGGCAACCGGATCATCCTGCTGGCTGAAGGCCGTCTGGTGAACCTGGGATGCGCCACCGGCCACCCCAGCTTTGTGATGAGCAACTCCTTCACCAACCAGGTGCTGGCTCAGATCGAGCTGTTCACCAAGGGCGATGAGTACGCCAAAGAGGTGTACGTGCTGCCCAAGCATCTCGACGAGATGGTGGCCCGCCTTCACCTCGGTCGCATCGGCGCCAATCTCACCGAGCTCAGCAAGGATCAGGCCGACTACATCAACGTTCCTGTGGAAGGCCCCTACAAGCCCGACCACTACCGCTACTGATCACGATCCTGCGGATCGGAATCTGATTCTCACGGCCCCATGGAAGACTTGCGCGATCAAGCGCAGTCTCCATGGGGCTTTCTGATCTGATCACGCAGCTACCGGAGTTGATCGGCCAGGCGGTGGAGGCGAACCAGTGGCTCGGTTACACCGCGATCTTCGCGGCGATGTTTCTCGAGAATCTGTTCCCGCCGATTCCATCCGAGCTGATCATGCCCCTCGGGGGCTTTTACGTGCAGCAGGGTCAGTTGGATCTGGTGCCTGTGGTGCTGGCCGGTTTGCTGGGGACGGTCCTCGGTGCCCTGCCCTGGTACGGGATCGGACGGTTGATCAATGAGGAACGGATCGAAGCTTGGTTGCAACGCCACGGTCGCTGGATTGGCATCAGTGCCGATGAGTTGGCCCGCAGCCGCCGCTGGTTCAGCCGCTACGGCACCGCCCTGGTGTTCTGGGGGCGATTGGTGCCTGGCATTCGTACGCTGATATCGGTCCCAGCGGGCATTGAAATGATGCCGATGGCGCCGTTCCTTGTCTGGACCACCGCCGGCAGCCTGATCTGGACGGCCCTACTCACCGTGGCCGGCATGGTTCTTGGAGAGGGCTACAGCAATGTTGAGATTTGGATTGACCCTGTCTCCAAGGCCGTGAAGGTGTTGCTGGTGGTGGCGGTGCTGGCGGGCACGATCTGGTTGGGTCTGCGCATCTGGCGCCGGCGTCAGTCGTCCGACTGAGCACCGGCGCTGGGGTTGACCTGGGAAGAAGACTTAGAAGGGAATCTCCTCATCGGAGGCATGGCCGCCAAAGCTGCCGGCCGCTTCCTGGTTGTCGCGTTTGGATCCGAGCAGTTCGAGCCGATCCACACGGACCACGGGTTTGCTGCGCTCTTCGCCGCTGGCGCGGTCGGTCCAGCGGTCCAGCTTGAAGCTGCCGATGATGCCGAGTAGTGACCCCTTCTTCACATAGTCCGCGGCGACCTGGGCCTGCTTGCCCCAGATCTCAAGGTTGAACCAGTCGGGTTCGTCATCGCGGCTGCGACGGTTCACTGCCATGGTGAGGTTGGCCACCATGCTGCCGGACTCGAAATAACGCACTTCGGGATCGCGGCCTGCACGGCCGACGAGGGTGACGGAATTAACGCCCATAGACAATTCATCTCCTGAATTTGGATTCATGATGCGGCACCGGTTGGGTGACTGCTTCTAAGGAGTTCCACCCAAGCCGCTGGGTGTAACAGGCAACAGCTGAGAACGCCCCTATGATCCGGCGGTCTAAACTGCGGTATCTGTGTTCTTCCGTCGTTTCCAGCTGTCGCGCGACATCGGCATCGACCTGGGCACCGCTAATACCCTGATTTATGTCTCCGGCCGGGGCATCGTGCTTCAAGAGCCCTCCGTGGTGGCTCTAGACCTCGAGCGTGGCACCACCATGGCCGTAGGTGATGAAGCTAAGTTGATGCTTGGCCGCACCCCCGGAAACATCCGGGCCGTCCGCCCGTTACGCGATGGGGTGATTGCCGATTTCGATGCCGCTGAGCAGATGCTCAAAACCTTCATCACCAAGGGAAATGAAGGCCGCGGCATCATGGCTCCTCGCCTCGTGGTCGGCATTCCTAGTGGTGTGACCGGTGTGGAGCGCCGCGCCGTTCGCGAAGCCGGCATGGCCGGGGCTCGCGAGGTTCACCTGATCGATGAGCCGGTGGCAGCCGCCATCGGTGCTGGTCTTCCCGTCACCGAGCCCGTTGGAACGATGATTGTGGACATCGGTGGCGGCACCACCGAGGTTGCGGTGTTGAGCCTTGGTGGAACGGTGCTGAGTGAATCCGTGCGTGTTGCTGGCGATGAGATCAGCGATTCCATCGGCGTCTACTTGAAAAAGGTGCACAACATGGTCGTCGGCGAGCGCACGGCCGAGGAGATCAAGATCCGCATCGGCTCCGCCTTCCCCGACGACGAGTTCGATCAGCAGTCGATGGATGTGCGTGGCCTGCATCTCCTCTCCGGTTTGCCCCGCACGATCAACCTCAAGGCCGGTGATCTGCGTGAAGCGATTGCCGAGCCGCTCAACGTGATTGTGGAAGCGGTGAAGCGAACTCTGGAGCGCACGCCCCCTGAGTTGGCAGCCGACATCGTGGATCGGGGCATCATGTTGGCCGGTGGTGGCGCGCTGGTGCGGGGCATCAGCGACCTGATCAGCCACGAGACCGGCATTTTTGTGCACATTGCCGAAGACCCTCTCCTCTGTGTGGTGAATGGTTGTGGCCAGGTTCTGGAGGACTGGAAACGTCTGCAGCGGGTGGTTGACACTCCTGAATTCGTTCGCTCCGCCGCAGGCGCCTGAAGCCATGGCCCCAACGCTCCGTCCCGGCAAAAGCCGCTGGCGTGGATTGGGGCAGCTCACCCCCTGGCTGCTTCTGGTGGTGGGGCTTCTTCTGGTGCGTCTGAGCAAGGGCGCTGGTTTCAGCGATGCATACGCTCTGCTTAGCCGACCCTTCTGGCCTGGGCCTGCCCAGAGGGAATGGGTGACCGCTGCGGCGGATCTTGAGGAGCGCTCTCGCCTGCAGCTGTTGGAAGACGACAACCGTCGTCTGCGTGGACTGTTGGAGCTCCAGCAACAAGGGGCTGCAGATGGGGAGGTGTCAGCTGCTGTGATCTCCCGCTCGTCGCGGGGTTGGTGGCAGCAACTGCAGTTGGGCAAGGGCTCGCTGCAGGGCATCGGTCAGGGCGATGCGGTTTTGGGTCCAGGTGGTCTGGTGGGGCGTATCGCCAGCGTGACCCCGGCGACGGCGCGGGTGAAATTGCTCACCGCCCCTGGCCATGAGATTGGTGTGTGGCTGCCCCGCAGCCGCCGCCACGGATTGCTGGTGGGCCGCGGCAGCAGTCGCCTCTCGCTTCGTTTCATCGACAAGGATCCTGACGTGCGTCCGGGGGATCTCGTCGCCACGTCGCCGGCCAGCACCCTGTTGCCACCCAACGTTCCGGTGGGGGTGGTCCAGTCGGTGGACGAGCAGACGGTTCCCGCCCCCACGGCGGTGGTGCAGTTGATCGCTGCACCGGAGGCGATCGATTGGGTGCAGGTGCAGACGCGTTGAGATGAGAACCACTGACATGCCCCGACTGCACCGACAACCGATCTGTGTAGCCTCAGCCCTGGTGGTGCCGTTGTTGGCCTTGGCGTCGCCGCGTTGGTTGGCCATTGATGGGGTCGGTCCTGCCTGGGCTGTGCTTTGGCTGTTGCCCTGGGCGCTTGTAGATGGTCCGGTGTCGGGCGCCTTGGCGGGTTTGGCTTTAGGGCTGGTGCTGGATGGTCTCAACCTCGCTGGTTTGAGTCAGGTGCCGGCGCTGCTGCTGTTGGGCTGGTGGTGGGGACGGCTTGGGCGGCGCGCAGCACCGATCCAACGCAGCCTGAATCTGGGTTTGTTGGCCTGGCTTGGCTCCCTGGGGCTTGGTTTGTCCTTGATCCTGCAGCTCTGGTGGCGTCAAGGCGGAGCACTGGATCCCCTCACCCAGAGCTGGGGTCTACAGACCCTGTGGTGTCAGGCCCTGATCACGGGTTTGCTGGCGCCGCTGTTGGTGTCGTTGCAGTTGCTGCTTTGGCGAAGGAGGGTTCCCTCATGAGGCTCAACCGCCGGGATCTGCTGCTGGGGGCAGCGGCCTTCGGGCTGGCGGCCTGTGCTCCCAGGAACCAAAAGAGCAGGGCAATCGAGTTGTGGACCCTGCAATTGGCCCCCAAGTTCAATCCCTATTTCGCGGATGTTCTTGGGGCATGGAGCCGTTTCCATCCGGGCGCACCTGTGCGCTGGACGGATCTGCCCTGGGGGTCCGTGGAACGCAAGTTGCTGGCAGCGGTGTTCGCCCGCACGGCCCCGGACGTGGTGAACCTCAATCCGCCCTTCGCGGCCAATCTGGCCAGCAAAGGTGGCCTGGCCGACTTGACCCCGCTGCTGCCGGCTGAGGCCGCTGGTCGCTATCTGCCCTCGGTGTGGCAAGCCTGTCATGACCCCGATGCCGGGCAGATCGCTGTGCCCTGGTATCTCACGGTGCGACTGAGTCTGGTGAATCGGGCGCTGTTGGATCAAGCCGGCATTGCAGCACCGCCCAGCCACTGGGATCAGGTGCCCGCCTTCGCGCGTCGTATCCGCGAGCGCACGGGCCGTTACGGGCTGTTCCTCACCACCGTGCCGGATGACTCGGCCGAGCTCCTCGAAACCCTGGTGCAGATGGGGGTGACCCTGCTGGATTCCCGACGCCGGGCTGCGTTCGACAGCCCGGCGGGGCTTCGGGCCTTCCGTTTTTGGAGTGATCTCTACCGGGAGGGGTTGTTGCCTCGGGAGGTGGTGAGTCAGGGGCAACGCCGTGCGATCGAGTTGTTCCAGAGTGGTGATCTCGCCCTGGCGGCCACGGGGGCGGAGTTCCTGCGCAGCATCCAGACCAATGCGCCTGGGGTTGCTGCGGTGACGGAGCCCCATCCCCCGCTGATCGGTGCAGATGGCACGGCCAATGTGGCCTTGATGACGTTGGCGGTGCCGCGTCAGAGCCAGCGCGTCCAGGAGGCCGTCGATCTGGCGCTGTTCCTGACCAATGCCTATCAGCAGGCGCGCTTTGCCGCTGAGGCGCGGGTGTTGCCGTCGTCGATTGAGGCCTTGGTCCGGGTGCGGCGTGAATTGGAGCAACAGGTTCCTGCCACCGATGCGGAGCGTCAGATTCGCCAGGCTCGATTGCTCTCGGCCAGCACGTTGGATCGTGCCCGGGTGTTGGTGCCGGCCATGCCGGGGATCAAGCGCCTGCAGAAGATCCTTTACACCCAGATGCAGCGGGCGATGTTGGCCCAGGTCAGCCCTGAACAAGCCCTTGCAGCCGCGGCGTCGGAATGGAATCGATATGCCCGTTCGCGATGGCCTGAGGTCGCCGGCAATTCTTAAAACAATCGGTAAACAAGCTGCGCGACAGGGTGTTTGCGTCGGTGTCCAGGCCCTGACTAGTAAGGTTGCAGCTCTTTATAGGTTTGATTCGGATGACGGGCGACTTGCCCTCACAACCGAAAGCCACCATTCTTGTCGTTGATGACGAGGCTGCAGTTCGGCGAGTTTTGGTGATGCGCCTGCAGCTGTCGGGCTACCGCGTTATTTGCGCCGAAGACGGCGAAGAGGCCCTGGAGATGTACCACAACGAGTCGCCCGATCTGGTGGTGCTCGATGTGATGCTGCCCAAGCTGGATGGTTTTGCAGTTTGCCGGCGCCTGAGGGCCGAATCCTGTGTACCAATCATTTTCCTCTCCGCTGTTGAAGCGATCTCCGAGCGAGTCGCTGGATTGGATTTGGGCGCAGACGATTATTTGCCCAAACCCTTCAGCCCCAAGGAACTGGAAGCTCGTATTTCAACAATTTTGCGCCGGGTGGGTCGGGGCAATGCTGTCATTGAAAGCCGTGAATTGCCCACGGGGCAAGGAGTTTTGCGGCTCGGTGACCTGGTTGTGGACACCAACAGACGCCAAGTCACCCGAGGTTCTGAGCGAATTAACCTCACCTACACGGAATTCAGCCTTTTGGAGTTGCTGTTCCGCGATCCCGGACACGTTGTGCCCCGGGCAGAAATTCTTGAGCAACTTTGGGGCTATCCCCCCCGGCGTGCTGCAGACCTTCGCGTGGTTGATGTCTATGTGGCGCGGTTGCGCGGAAAACTGGAGCCTGATCCCCGCAATCCCGAGCTGATCCTTACGGTGCGGGGCATTGGTTATGCCTCTCAGCGCATGGGCGAGGCCTTCGCTGCCGGGTGATCAACCCGCGGGCGGGCAGGATGGCGCCCGACTGACCTGCTGCTGTGTCTGAGCTGCGCGACACCCGTCTGGAAAAGGCGAGGACATTGGAGGAGCTGGGGCAGGGCCCCTATGCCCTCACCTTTAGCCCCAGCCACCGCATGGCTGAGCTACAGGTGACCCATGCCGATCTCCCCAAGGGGGAAGAGCGGGACGTCAGCGTTTCCGTGGCGGGGCGGGTGATGACCCGCCGGGTGATGGGAAAGTTGGCCTTTTTCACCCTGGCCGATGAGACGGGTTCCATCCAGCTGTTCCTGGAGAAGGCGGGGCTGGAGGCCCAGCAGGAGGGCTGGTTCAAACAGATCACCTCGTTGGTGGACAGTGGCGACTGGCTTGGGGTGAGCGGCACCCTGCGTCGCACTGACCGAGGTGAACTGTCGGTAAAGGTGAGCGACTGGCGCATGCTCACCAAGGCGCTGCAGCCCCTTCCCGACAAGTGGCATGGTCTGGCCGACGTGGAGAAGCGCTACCGCCAGCGTTACCTGGATCTGGTGGTGTCTCCCGACAGCCGGGAGACGTTCCGGCGCCGGGCCCGCCTGGTGAGCGGCATTCGCCGCTGGCTTGATCAACGGGATTTTCTCGAGATCGAGACCCCCGTGTTGCAGAGCGAACCCGGTGGCGCCGACGCGCGACCGTTCGAGACCCATCACAACGCTCTCGATCTGCCCCTCACCCTCCGGATTGCCACCGAGTTACACCTCAAGCGCCTGGTGGTGGGCGGCTTTGAGCGGGTTTATGAACTGGGCCGGATCTTCCGCAATGAAGGGGTTAGCACCCGCCATAACCCCGAGTTCACTTCGGTGGAGATCTATCAGGCCTACAGCGACTACGTCGGGATGATGGAGCTCACCGAGCAGATGGTCAGCGCGGTGTGTGAAGAGGTCTGCGGCACGACCACCATCACCTACCAGGGCACCGAGATCGATCTGGCACCGCCGTGGCGGCGCGCCACCATGCACGAGCTCGTGCAAGACGCGACGGGGCTTGATTTCAATGGCTTCAGCAGTCGGGAGGAGGCGGCCGCGGCGATGACCGCCAAGGGTCTGCATGCACCTGAACTGGCCGACTCGGTGGGCCGTCTGCTCAATGAAGCCTTTGAGCAAGCGGTGGAGACGACCCTGATTCAGCCCACCTTCGTCACCGATTACCCGGTAGAGATTTCGCCCCTGGCCCGGCCCCATCGCAGCAAGCCAGGCCTGGTGGAGCGCTTTGAGTTGTTCATCGTCGGCCGCGAGCACGCCAATGCCTTCAGTGAGCTCACCGATCCTGTGGATCAACGGCAGCGCCTCGAGGCCCAGCAGGCGCGCAAGGCGGCGGGCGACCTGGAAGCGCAGGGGTTGGACGAGGATTTCGTAATGGCCCTGGAGGTGGGCATGCCCCCCACGGGAGGTCTGGGGATCGGCATCGACCGGTTGGTGATGCTGCTCACCGACTGCCCTTCGATTCGGGATGTGATCGCCTTCCCGCTGTTGCGGCCGGAGTCCCGCAAGGGAGAACCACCCTCAGTGGAATAATGGGTGGAGTGGCATGGTCCTATCCCCATGAGTGGAGAACGCGTCGGGTTTCGCTTCAAGCACGCTGATGCCGTGGTCAAGCGGAATCCTCAGGGCCGTTCCCGTCGGGGATGGGTGATGGAGCCGGTGGAGCAGACCACCAGCCGTGGCACCAAAATGCCTGCTTACCGCATCCGCTGGCGTGACAGTGAGCGGCCGGAGATCGTGTTGCAACACATGTTGATTGCCGATCCCGATCCCACCCCTCCGCCCGAGGGTGTGAGCCTCGAGCCCCCCGCGCCCAAGGCCTGATCTAACCCAGCCCAGAGTCGCGGCGCAGCTGTTCCAGCTCCTGTTCCGCTTCAAACAACGCCCAGTCCTTCTCGAGTGTTGAGGTGCTGGGCTTTTCCTGTTGCTGCTGAAGCTCTTTCAGCTGTCGCTCCACCTCGTTGAAGCGGCGTCCCAGATCCTCTAGGTCGACCCAGAGGGAACGTCCCTGGTTCATCAGGCTGGTGAGATGTTGTTCGGCTCGTCCGGCCAGATCGGCTGCGCCGGCCGCCTTGGCACGGTCCACTCGGCTGCGCCAGGCCCGCACGTCCTCTGCCAGTCGCAGCAGCTGTTGGCGTTGCTGCTTTGCTTCGCCTTGCAGTTGTTGGCGTTGCCGTTGCAGGGCGCCAGCTCGGTCCTTCAAGTGCTGCTCGCTGAACAGCTGGTCCTGGACGGGGTTATTGCGCAGAAAGGCGGAGAGCCTGGCGTCCAGCTCCCGTTCCAACTGCTCCAGCCAGCTGCTCATGCCTCGCCTGGGGTGGTGATCACTGGTTTTTCGATTTCTTTCTCCAGGGGCTCGATTGCGGCTGTTTTGGAGTTGAGGATCATCTGGGTGAGCTGCGCCGCTTTCACTTCTCCCACTTCACCTTCCAATTCCCCCAGGCGATCAAAGGCCGCCATGTACACCGCTTCCAGGTCTTGGATCAGCTGTTCACGCTGTTGCTTGATCGCCTGACGCCGTTCGTCTGATTTCATGCCGCCATGAGCTCATGGGCTCCATCTGTGGAGTCAGTCTGCCGGCAAAAGCAGATGCAGAGCCATTTGCTGGTGCGGATCCTCCCAGCTGCTCTCAATCCGCCATCCGGCCTGGTTTGCAAGGTCGGCTGCAGTTCCTGAGGAGTATTTGACGCTGTGTTCAGTGATCCAGGCGTCGTCTTTCTTGAAGACCCAGGTTTCGCCGGCCAGATGCACGGTTTGATCCTGCGTGCTCACCAGCGCCATTTCGATCCGTTGCTGCTGCTCTTGCCAGCGGGCCCGGTAGCGGAACTGCGCGGGATCGGCATCGCCCTGAAGCTCGCGGTTCAGCCGCTGCAGCAGGTTGAGGGCGAAGGCGGCGGAGAAGCCGGCGGCATCGTCATAGGCGGCTTCCATAAGGGACTGTTCCCGCGGTTGATCCAGCCCCAGCAGCAGCGGCCCTCCAGCCAGCAGCTGCCGGGCATTGCGCAGAAAGTCAACAGCCTCCTCTGGGGTGAAGTTGCCCAGGGAGCTGCCAGGAAAGAAGCCGATGCGCCGCTGGCCGTTCAGGGCGGGATGCTGCGGTAGCTGCTCAAGGCGGGTGTGGTCACAGCAGATGCCCACCATGGCGGTGTTGGGGTGCCGGGCCGCGAGGCCGGAGAGGGCCTCCTTTAGGGCGCTGAGGCTGATGTCCAAGGCGGCGAAGACGCTGCTGCCGAGGGCTGTGAGCAGCGGATCCACCTTGCGGGCATTGCCGATTCCGAATTCCACCACCATTCCGGGGCCCGTGGCGGCGGCGATGGCGTCAGCGTGCAGCTCCAGCAGGGCTATCTCCCGGTTGGTGAGTGTGTATTCCGGTTGCTTGCAGATCTCAGCGAACAGCCGGGATCCCTCGGCGTCGTAAAGCAGCCAGGCTGGGAGCTGCCGAGGGCTGCGCTTCAAGCCGTCCTGCACCAGCTGCTGCAGATCTGCTGGCGATGGATGGAGGTTGATCAGGCTGATGCTCATCGGGCCAGACGGATTCCAGAGGCCATCCAGCGGCTCGCTGGTGGGAAGAAATTCCGATAGCTGTCGCGTTCGTGTTTTTTGGGGGTGAGCCAGCTACTGCCTCGCAGCACCATCTGGGAGCTCATGAATTTGCCGTTGTATTCGCCGATCGCCCCTTCCACTGGGCGAAACCCGGGATAGGGGCTGTAAGCACTGGCGGTCCACTGCCAGAGCACCCGGTGGGCGTGCTTCATGGCGCTGCCATGCAGGCCCAAGGCGTGCTCCCATTCCGCTTCGGTGGGGAGTCGGCCTCCACTCCAGCGGGCAAAGGCATCTGCCTCAAACCAGCTCAGGTGACGCACCGGCGCTTGGGGATCGCGGCGGCGACGGCCCGCCAAGCTGAATTCTGTGTGCTCCTCCCTCCAGTAGCGCGGCGCCTGCCACTGGTGCTGTTGCACCAAGGCCCAGCCTTCACTCATCCACAGCTCGGGTCTTTGATAGCCCCCGTCAGCGATGAAGGCGGCATAGGCAGCGTTGCTCACCAGGGTGCTGCTCAGCTCGAACGGCTCCAGCCAAACCCGATGCCGTGGCGTTTCGTTGTCGAAGTGAAACCCGTCACCCTGATGGCCGATCTCTGCCAAACCGCCGGTGCAGGGCAGCCATTGCTCTGGCGCTACCTGTAATTTCAGCTCGGCCTCTGGGCCGTAGACGGGCTCCAATGGTTGGCGCTGGAAGCCATCCAGGAGGTCCATCAGCAATAGTTCCTGGTGCTGCTGTTCGTGCTGCAGCCCCAGCTCCACCAGTGCTTTTACACCCTCGGGCGGGTCCTGCAGCAGTGTTTCCAGCCCGGCATCCACCCGTTGCCGCCAGGCCAGTACGTCGGCGATCGCAGGGCGGCTGAGCAGACCGCGCTGCGGCCGGGGATGGCGTGCGCCGACGGCTTCGTAATAGGAGTTGAACTGATAGCTCCAGAGCGGGTCGCAGGCTTGATGTCCAGCTGCATGGGGTTGCAGCACGAAGGTGTCGAAGAACCAGGTGGTGTGGCCTAAATGCCATTTCGGCGGGCTGGCATCCGCCATTCCCTGGAGCATCAGATCTTCTGGCTCCAGATACGCAATCAGAGCTTCGCTGCGGCGCCGCACCGCCAGCAGAGTGTCCAGCAGCACGAGTGCGACCAATCTCCTGCGGACCTTAGGGGGTGCTGTAAACCATCGGTACCATCAGCCCATCAATTTGGCTGATTCCCTTGAGCGGTCCCGGCACAGTGCTGGTGGAGCGTTACCGCCTGGAGGAGCGGCTGAGTGGGCCAGACCCGTTGCGGGGATCTCTCTGGCGCGCGGTGGATGTGATGGCCGGTGATCTGCCTGTGGCCATGCGCCAGTTGCAGCTCCCTGCCGCCAAGGCCCGTTTCAAGGAAGTCTGGCCGCAGTTGCAGTCGTTGCTGCATCCTCAGCTGCCCCGTTGCCGTGAGCTGTTGGAGGTCGATGGGGACCTCTGGCTCCTTCGCGACTGGCAGGACGGCGTCTCCTACGACGACCTGCTGCGTCAAAAGCGCTTCGGGCCTGCGGAGGTGTTGACGCTGCTGCGCCAGCTCCTGCCGGTTCTGGAGTTGTTGCATGGCGGCGGCCTGGTGCATGGCGACGTGAATCCTGGCCATCTGATGAGCTGCCGGTGTGATGGCCTGCCTGTGCTCCTGGACGGTGGCAGGCTGCAGCGGCAGGGTGCCCCTGAAGAGGCTGAAGGCTGGGGGGACCTGCATGACTTGGGTCACACCGCCCTGATGTTGCTCAGCGGGTCGGCAAGCCATGAGGAGGGCTGGCCCGAGGGCCTGGAGTTGGACTCGGGATTCCGTCAGGTGC is a genomic window containing:
- the ahcY gene encoding adenosylhomocysteinase, encoding MVAAPTSPAELKLGVDCVIADINLADFGRKELDIAETEMPGLMALREKYGSEKPLKGARIAGSLHMTIQTAVLIETLVELGAEVRWASCNIFSTQDHAAAAIAAKGIPVFAVKGETLEEYWDYTHSILEWGDGGSPNMILDDGGDATGLVMLGSKAEQDITVLDNPGNEEETFLFASIKKKLAQDPTFYSRTKAQIQGVTEETTTGVARLYKMQKSGELPFPAINVNDSVTKSKFDNLYGCRESLVDSIKRATDVMVAGKQALVIGYGDVGKGSAQSLRGLGATVCIAEVDPICALQAAMEGYRVVRLEDVVEDMDIFVTATGNYQVIRNEHLVKMKDEAIVCNIGHFDNEIDVASLKEYEWENIKPQVDHITLPSGNRIILLAEGRLVNLGCATGHPSFVMSNSFTNQVLAQIELFTKGDEYAKEVYVLPKHLDEMVARLHLGRIGANLTELSKDQADYINVPVEGPYKPDHYRY
- a CDS encoding DedA family protein is translated as MGLSDLITQLPELIGQAVEANQWLGYTAIFAAMFLENLFPPIPSELIMPLGGFYVQQGQLDLVPVVLAGLLGTVLGALPWYGIGRLINEERIEAWLQRHGRWIGISADELARSRRWFSRYGTALVFWGRLVPGIRTLISVPAGIEMMPMAPFLVWTTAGSLIWTALLTVAGMVLGEGYSNVEIWIDPVSKAVKVLLVVAVLAGTIWLGLRIWRRRQSSD
- a CDS encoding single-stranded DNA-binding protein, whose protein sequence is MGVNSVTLVGRAGRDPEVRYFESGSMVANLTMAVNRRSRDDEPDWFNLEIWGKQAQVAADYVKKGSLLGIIGSFKLDRWTDRASGEERSKPVVRVDRLELLGSKRDNQEAAGSFGGHASDEEIPF
- a CDS encoding rod shape-determining protein; translated protein: MFFRRFQLSRDIGIDLGTANTLIYVSGRGIVLQEPSVVALDLERGTTMAVGDEAKLMLGRTPGNIRAVRPLRDGVIADFDAAEQMLKTFITKGNEGRGIMAPRLVVGIPSGVTGVERRAVREAGMAGAREVHLIDEPVAAAIGAGLPVTEPVGTMIVDIGGGTTEVAVLSLGGTVLSESVRVAGDEISDSIGVYLKKVHNMVVGERTAEEIKIRIGSAFPDDEFDQQSMDVRGLHLLSGLPRTINLKAGDLREAIAEPLNVIVEAVKRTLERTPPELAADIVDRGIMLAGGGALVRGISDLISHETGIFVHIAEDPLLCVVNGCGQVLEDWKRLQRVVDTPEFVRSAAGA
- the mreC gene encoding rod shape-determining protein MreC, with translation MAPTLRPGKSRWRGLGQLTPWLLLVVGLLLVRLSKGAGFSDAYALLSRPFWPGPAQREWVTAAADLEERSRLQLLEDDNRRLRGLLELQQQGAADGEVSAAVISRSSRGWWQQLQLGKGSLQGIGQGDAVLGPGGLVGRIASVTPATARVKLLTAPGHEIGVWLPRSRRHGLLVGRGSSRLSLRFIDKDPDVRPGDLVATSPASTLLPPNVPVGVVQSVDEQTVPAPTAVVQLIAAPEAIDWVQVQTR
- a CDS encoding ABC transporter substrate-binding protein; the encoded protein is MRLNRRDLLLGAAAFGLAACAPRNQKSRAIELWTLQLAPKFNPYFADVLGAWSRFHPGAPVRWTDLPWGSVERKLLAAVFARTAPDVVNLNPPFAANLASKGGLADLTPLLPAEAAGRYLPSVWQACHDPDAGQIAVPWYLTVRLSLVNRALLDQAGIAAPPSHWDQVPAFARRIRERTGRYGLFLTTVPDDSAELLETLVQMGVTLLDSRRRAAFDSPAGLRAFRFWSDLYREGLLPREVVSQGQRRAIELFQSGDLALAATGAEFLRSIQTNAPGVAAVTEPHPPLIGADGTANVALMTLAVPRQSQRVQEAVDLALFLTNAYQQARFAAEARVLPSSIEALVRVRRELEQQVPATDAERQIRQARLLSASTLDRARVLVPAMPGIKRLQKILYTQMQRAMLAQVSPEQALAAAASEWNRYARSRWPEVAGNS
- the rpaB gene encoding response regulator transcription factor RpaB codes for the protein MTGDLPSQPKATILVVDDEAAVRRVLVMRLQLSGYRVICAEDGEEALEMYHNESPDLVVLDVMLPKLDGFAVCRRLRAESCVPIIFLSAVEAISERVAGLDLGADDYLPKPFSPKELEARISTILRRVGRGNAVIESRELPTGQGVLRLGDLVVDTNRRQVTRGSERINLTYTEFSLLELLFRDPGHVVPRAEILEQLWGYPPRRAADLRVVDVYVARLRGKLEPDPRNPELILTVRGIGYASQRMGEAFAAG
- the lysS gene encoding lysine--tRNA ligase — protein: MSELRDTRLEKARTLEELGQGPYALTFSPSHRMAELQVTHADLPKGEERDVSVSVAGRVMTRRVMGKLAFFTLADETGSIQLFLEKAGLEAQQEGWFKQITSLVDSGDWLGVSGTLRRTDRGELSVKVSDWRMLTKALQPLPDKWHGLADVEKRYRQRYLDLVVSPDSRETFRRRARLVSGIRRWLDQRDFLEIETPVLQSEPGGADARPFETHHNALDLPLTLRIATELHLKRLVVGGFERVYELGRIFRNEGVSTRHNPEFTSVEIYQAYSDYVGMMELTEQMVSAVCEEVCGTTTITYQGTEIDLAPPWRRATMHELVQDATGLDFNGFSSREEAAAAMTAKGLHAPELADSVGRLLNEAFEQAVETTLIQPTFVTDYPVEISPLARPHRSKPGLVERFELFIVGREHANAFSELTDPVDQRQRLEAQQARKAAGDLEAQGLDEDFVMALEVGMPPTGGLGIGIDRLVMLLTDCPSIRDVIAFPLLRPESRKGEPPSVE
- a CDS encoding hercynine metabolism protein, with translation MSSWLEQLERELDARLSAFLRNNPVQDQLFSEQHLKDRAGALQRQRQQLQGEAKQQRQQLLRLAEDVRAWRSRVDRAKAAGAADLAGRAEQHLTSLMNQGRSLWVDLEDLGRRFNEVERQLKELQQQQEKPSTSTLEKDWALFEAEQELEQLRRDSGLG
- a CDS encoding hercynine metabolism small protein, whose protein sequence is MKSDERRQAIKQQREQLIQDLEAVYMAAFDRLGELEGEVGEVKAAQLTQMILNSKTAAIEPLEKEIEKPVITTPGEA